One window of Candidatus Zixiibacteriota bacterium genomic DNA carries:
- a CDS encoding Rrf2 family transcriptional regulator translates to MLDGFSASAIYGVHIIHYLSQHPEKPSITSTEIARAYNIPYDSTMKVLRQLAKSGLVMAHRGFKGGFSLRKTAQEISLGDVVESIEGSIEVRDPLADTVGDGMIRASIGTIMTEALLTLRNSIKAITIDHLGQHVHNVTMAPGRITTQMSRSNNSLE, encoded by the coding sequence ATGTTAGATGGATTCAGCGCATCCGCGATTTACGGAGTGCACATCATTCACTATTTGTCCCAACATCCCGAAAAACCTTCGATAACCTCCACCGAGATTGCCCGGGCATATAACATCCCGTACGACTCGACAATGAAGGTGCTCCGTCAACTGGCCAAATCAGGGCTGGTAATGGCTCATCGGGGTTTCAAAGGCGGCTTTTCGCTTCGCAAAACCGCGCAGGAAATCAGCCTTGGCGATGTTGTCGAAAGTATCGAAGGCTCAATTGAAGTGAGAGATCCCTTGGCTGATACAGTCGGCGACGGGATGATACGCGCATCAATAGGGACAATTATGACTGAGGCTCTGCTTACTCTGAGAAACTCGATCAAGGCTATTACGATTGACCACTTGGGCCAGCATGTGCACAATGTGACTATGGCCCCGGGCCGAATCACAACTCAAATGAGCAGATCGAATAATTCGCTCGAATAA